In the genome of Campylobacter concisus, one region contains:
- a CDS encoding YagU family protein produces the protein MSNLVTKPRFALAALIGLIAGIVSAFVKWGAEFPLPPRSPMDMFNAACGPESAIRAADAIDCSRNFLNPPYVFLRDYLGVADPNAAIYEFAGHAFNYVMMTHILFSIVFAVAYCVLAEKFPKITIWQGLLVGVIVNIAVHVITLPILGLTPPLWTLPWYEHVSEFVGHMIWFWSIEIIRHDLRARITKEKDPSDYCCCNA, from the coding sequence ATGTCAAATTTAGTAACAAAACCTAGATTTGCTCTGGCTGCGTTAATCGGCCTTATCGCTGGCATTGTCTCAGCTTTTGTCAAATGGGGAGCAGAATTTCCGCTTCCTCCAAGAAGTCCGATGGATATGTTTAACGCTGCTTGCGGACCAGAGAGTGCCATTAGAGCAGCCGATGCAATCGATTGCTCTAGAAATTTCTTAAATCCGCCTTATGTATTTTTAAGGGATTATTTGGGCGTAGCCGATCCAAATGCCGCTATTTACGAGTTTGCAGGGCATGCATTTAACTACGTAATGATGACGCATATATTATTTTCGATCGTTTTTGCGGTTGCTTATTGTGTTTTGGCTGAGAAATTTCCAAAGATTACAATATGGCAAGGCTTACTAGTTGGCGTTATCGTAAATATCGCTGTTCACGTGATCACACTACCTATTTTGGGGCTTACTCCACCACTTTGGACACTTCCTTGGTACGAGCATGTATCTGAATTTGTCGGCCACATGATATGGTTCTGGTCGATAGAGATCATCCGTCACGACTTAAGAGCTAGGATAACAAAAGAAAAAGATCCAAGTGATTATTGCTGCTGCAACGCATAA